The nucleotide sequence GCAAGCGATGATGGCTAAGTACATTTGAATCTCGACGCCTGCCGGCTTGGTGCTCAGTAGATGCCGACAGCCCAGAAGCTGTTTGATCATTCGGAAGAACAGTTCGATGAGCCAGCGAAGCCGGTAGGCTTCGGCAATCAGTTCCGCCGGAACGTCCATTAAGTTCGTGACCAATCGCAGTCGACCATCGCAGTGAGAGCCTTTGCTGCCAGTGCGGACATGCGGCGGGACTTCGATTTCGATGTAACGAACCGGATGATCGCTTGCGACCGTTTTGCGGTTGCTGGTGTGAGCTCCCAAAACGACTTCTCGGTCGATGCGGACACCGGCGTCGCGATCTGCTGCGGTTAGGTCTCGCTCACAAAGGATCTTCGGCGTGCTGTTGTCGCGGGCTCGGCAAATGTAGCTGCTTCGGGCGGCGTTGATTTGGTTGAACAATTCAAACTTGGCATACCCACGATCAATCACATAGCAGCGATCTGGTTGCAAGACGGAAGCCAGGACTGCCTTTTCGTCATCTTTCCCCTTGGGCTTGGCTGGCGTGGCATCGATTCGCTCGGGGATTCCGCGAAGGATCTCGAAATGAGTGTGCATGCGGTATCCATCAACCGACCTACCTTTAGTCGTTCCGCCTGCCTTATCAGGCAGCCAAGCCAAAGATGCCACACGCACGGCCGTCTTGAAGACGCTGCCATCGACGGCGGTGAGTTGATGTCCGATCACATCAAACTTCGATGGGTCGGCCGAGGGCACTTCGGTAGCAAGCTCCGCGGCGATCTTCTTGAGCGGCTCGGGGTCAAAGATGCTCACCGACTCGGAGAGCGATCCCAGCGAAGCTCGCCCGACGCCGAACTTCTTCTGGACATCTTTGAGTGTGCTGGCTTGCTGTAGTCCACGAAGCGATGTCAGGATCGGATTGAACATCCACATAAGAACTAGCACGCCGTACTGGTCCATGTGCAAATCACGATTGCAGGATTTGTCGCGTGCAGTACCGATCTCGTGCAGGGAATCCAACAGTGGCCGGATCTTCTTGAAGAACTTCAGGCCCTGCAGTTCCGCGGCGCGAATATCAGGCGAGTCTTCCGAGGCCGCATCCCTGTCGCTGCCGAGGCTCTCGGTCGTTGGGCTTCGTTGTTTAGGGGGTCGGTTCGGCACTGACTCATCCGCTGCGTGTCAAACTGGCGGAACATCCGCCAAATTTGAATGCTTGCGCAATCGCCGTGCCAAAAGTCGTTAAAATTCAATGTGCAACTTTCGTGCCGAACAGTATTGGGTCAGGCGTCTTTGATGGGTTGTTCAGCCGGAGCATGAGAGTGCAACGATTCTTGATGAAGCTGATACAAAGCGGCGTTGTCGGTGGGCGGCCAAGACGCACGCTTCGCGTTCGGGACGATAACAGGCACACGCCACGAAGAGACTTGGTAGGGCGTATCAAACGCAACTCAGTTCCGGCGGGGGCGTCGTGATTTAGGGTTCGGCAGTTGTTGCCAGTGCTTCGTCGCTGCGTTCCGCGATCCGGCTTACGTTGGGACTCGGTATGGAGAGCAATACCGGTGGTGCTTCGTCCCGTGGCTGAATGCTCCAGCATCCGGGCACCGCCCCTTCCTTTGGTCCCGCGCATCACGCCCTGTCTTCACCACAACACGCCTCAATGAGCGAGCAGTCGACTTTGTTGCCTTCCATGTCCAAGACGTCCCTCTGGGCCTGTCACAGCAGACGTCACCGAAACAAAGAGGCCTGACCCCTTTGTGGATTCGACCCCTTTGTGGATTTAGCTGAATGCACCAGCAATTAGGCTCCGCCTCCTCCCGATGGTCCCACACATCACGCCCAGTCTCCACAACAACACGCCTCAATGAGCGAGTGTTCGACTGTGATGTCCTCCATGTTCAAGACGTCCCTCTGGGCCTGTCGACCGCGGGCATCACCGCGAAAAAAAACGCCTGACCCCTTTGTTTTGCTCTTTGTTTTGCTCGCCTGACCCCTTTGTTTTGCTCGGGAGCGATGGTTTCGGAAGAGGGGGCGGAAGGAGAGGAGATCACGCGGTGCGTGTACTCAACGCACAGCCTGCGAGCGACAACCGCTACACTGCTTCTGGATGCGGGCGCGGATATTTGTAAGGTCCAGGAGCTTCTGGGGCACCGGCACGTGACGACGACCTAAATCTACGACAAGCGGCGGCGTGCCGCGTCAGACTCGGCCAGTCATGACGTGCCGGTCTAGACAGTCTATTGTGCTAAATGGGCAGCGAGGCATTTTTGTAGAAACGGCAGGCGGGGAGTGCGTTTGGTGAAGGCGGAAACGCCCACAAGAATATGCTTCAATACGCGAGGCACCTGTCAGTCTCCGTTTCTTTTTCGCAGCCTCGTGCGTCAATCCTGCTCGACGATGGCATTCTGCCACCAGAGCTCAAGCTCCGCAGAGGCCTCGAACATACGTTCTCGCCTTGCGGTTGGAAGACTGCTGATCCACGCAACTGCTTCGTCCCCATTCTGAAACACGCCTTTCAATTCCATAAACTTCAAGTATGACTTCGGTCCTATCACGGTGAGTAGTTTCAAAAAAACGTTTTCTCGCCCCTGCAAAAACTCCCGCTCTTTTGCAGCAAAATCCGCAGGGCGTTCTCGACGTACTTTTGAAAACAACAGCCTTAACTTCCGATCCAGCGCTGATAACTCCGCGAGCGTTTTCTTTTTTTCGGAATCGATTCCGATTTGCTCTCGAACGAACTCGATTTCCAGTGAGGCGATGCCTAGATAGCTAACAACCTCCTTCAGCACCAATTCTCGCTCTGCGGGTTTCAGGTTCTGCTCGAACCAATCGAGAATTTGATCATCGGCATCGCTGATGCTTTCTTCAGTTGTTGCACGAATCTCGCTCTTCAATCCCTCTTCATCTTCAATCCCCAAGGAAAGTATTTGGCCATCATCGATTACACGCTGCATCAGCTCACCATGGCGAGCTGAAAGCTTTTTGAGCTCTGTCTGCTGCTCGGCACTCAGGGACAGCCCTGGAACGACACCCTCCAGCGAAGCAAGAACTCGAACAATGGATGGCCGACTCGCGAATTCATGCGATAGCTCATCCCAAGGCCGTTGTTGCACTGAGTCTCGTGACCTCGGCTCCAGTACATTGGAAGGCTGATTTGCCGACAGGCACGACATTCCAGCTAAGAAGAAAGATGCAAAAAAAGAGATGCGAAACATGTTCATTTCCAAAATCCCAAAGAAACGTAAATGACGGAGCAAATCTTCCCAAGGACAATGCCAGTGCAACGATTTGCAACTCGGCGTTGTCTTAAGCATGCATAAATCTCTCAGCAAGTGCGACCGAGATCAATCTATACTTGGTCGAGCCAGGGGTTCAATAGACTTACGGAGGAGGAAGCGGGGTCGGAACTTTGTACAATGGAGTGAATGTCCGATGTATACTAGGCACTGTTTAACAAACTGATCTGGCGAAATTTGAACGCATCGGACAGCCTCCCGGAGTACCTACCAAAGTGCTCCAAGGAGGAAGCCCAATGCCCCGACATCGTCTCACGGATCGAGAGTTCAATGCAATCCGTCACTTGCTGCCAAAACAGCGAACGGGCAAAAAAGGTCGGCCTTGGGTCGATCACCGTTCGGTGATCGACGGCATCTTTTGGATTCTAGAAACCGGCAGTCCGTGGAGGGATCTGCCCGAGGTGTTTGGAAAGTGGCAAACCGTTTACGCGAGATTTCGACGCTGGAACCTGGAGGGCCTTTGGGACCGGGTCTACAACGCAATACTAAGGCGACTGGACAAACTCGACAAAATTGATCGAACGCTCTGGTGTGTCGATGGAAGCGTCATCCGTGCGCATCGGTGTTCCGCGGGAATGATTCCACAAAGCGAGGAGAACGACGAACTGGTCGCTTTGGGACGTTCTCGCGGAGGCTACTCGACCAAAATCCACATCCTCTGTGACGGCCAAGGAACGCTGCTGGGAATCACCGCGACCGGTGGGCAACGTCATGAATCCACCGAACTGGAGAATCTAATCGACCACTGCGAACTGAGCCTGCATCGCTATGATTCTCGCCCCGACGCGATCGCTGGCGACAAAGGATATAGCAGCCACGCGATTCGAGATCTTCTTCGTGAGTTGGGGATCGAACCGGTGATCGGATCAAAGTCCAACGAATCGCGTGAAGAGGAATTTGATCGCGAAGCCTATCGTCGTCGCAACATCGTTGAACGCTTGATTGGATGGTTAAAAGAATCACGACGGGTTGCAACGCGATACGATAAGCTTGCTTGCTCGTACCTTGCATTCGTGCAACTCGCCGCCCTGCGACGAGCCTTAAAACTGATTTGTTAAACAGTGCCTAGCCAACTGCTTCGGCCCCTGCCGGAGGTGCGATGAAGGTAACGACGTCGTGCTGAGCATCCGATCCGGGGGAAACGTAGGCCAGCTATTGAGCTCCGGAATCTTTATGCTTCCGTGTGCCGACTTTGTCCTGACAAGGGGAAGGCAACATCGGGTCGATCGCTACTTGGGCGAGATCGATGCGAACACGGCGGAGTCTGTGAACCTGTGCATGCGTGGACATTCCAAACGCGAGAACCGGGAGATCCTATCGGCGGCCAGGCAGCAAGCTTGGCCCGGTCAGGGAACCACTCAGTGGGAAAGCCTGACATGAACGCCGATGGGAAGTCAGACGGCTTCGTAGTACCGCCGACTCGGATGAACAACGCGGGGGCTGAACCCTCGGCGGAGTCCGCCGAGGGAAGGGAGCCGACGAAGAAGAACGCAGATCAAACCGACGTGTCCCGCGCACCGAAGCGGAAACGTGGCAGGTCTTACGGTTTGGCAGGCGTGCGTGAGACGGCTCGGGCGCAGCCCGAGTTGAAGTTCACGTCGTTGCTGCATCACGTCAACGAGAACCTGTTGACCGAAGCCTTCTTCGATTTGAAGAAGACCGCGGCGGTGGGCGTCGATGTAGTGACGTGGCACGACTACGAACAGGGCCTGGAAGATCGCATCGCCGATCTTCACGGTCGCGTTCACCGGGGAAGCTACCGAGCAAAGCCTTCGAAGAGAATCTACATCACCAAAGCCGATGGGCGCGAGCGTCCAATCGGGATTGCTTCGCTGGAGGACAAGGTCGTCCAGAAAGCGGTCGGTTGGGTTTTGCAGTGCATCTACGAGCAGGACTTTCTCGGCTTCAGCTATGGCTTCCGGCCCGGAAGGAGTCAGCACAAGGCGCTCGATGCGCTCAGTGTTGCTTTGACGAGCAAGAAGGTGAACTGGGTATTGGACGCCGATGTGAAAGGTTTCTTTGACAACATGAACCATGACTGGTTGATGAAGTTTCTGGAACACCGCATCGCGGACAAACGTGTGCTCCGTTTGATCGGCAAATGGCTTCGTGCCGGTGTCAGTGATGACGGGGAGTGGTCCGAGACGAAGGTGGGGACGCCACAGGGAGCGGTGATTTCCCCGCTGCTTGCGAACATATACCTTCACTACGTCTTAGACCTCTGGATTCAAAGCTGGCGTAATCGTCGCGGTCGTGGCGACATGGTCATCATACGCTTCGCGGATGATTTCGTTGTCGGGTTTCAGCACAAGTACGAGGCCGAAGCGTTCCTGGAAGAACTTCGAGAACGTTTTGCCAAGTTCAGTCTGGAGCTTCACGGCCAAAAGACTCGGCTGATTGAGTTCGGTCGGTTCGCCATGAGCAACCGCAAAGAGCGCGGGGAGGGTCGACCGGAAACGTTCGACTTTCTCGGCTTTACGCACCGCTGTGATGTGACCCGGTCACATGGCTGGTTCACGATCCGTCGCGAGACGATCGCCAAGCGAATGCGTGCAACGCTTGCGGCGATCAAGGCGAAACTGCGTCAGCGTCGGCATTGGCCGGTGGGCGTCGTTGGTAGGTGGCTAGCCCGAGTCATGCGTGGCTGGCTGAACTACCACGCGGTGCCGGGGAACATGGTCCGGTTGCAACAGTTTCGCAATGAAGTCGCTAAGCTTTGGCTTGCCGTGCTTCGTCGCCGAAGCCAACGCAGCACGTGGACATGGACTCGAATGCAACGTCTAGCACGCAAGCATCTGCCAACACCGAGAATCTTACACAGCTACCCTCAGCAAAACTTTCACGCCCGATTCGACGTAGGAGCCGGATGAGGTAGACACGCAAGTCCGGATCTGTGCGGGGGGCGGCTGGCAACAGCCGTCCCTACCGCGATCGTATTTACAGTGTCCAAGCGGCCGTTTTATGTAAAAGACCCCCGTCCCCTTAAGGCGTCGTTCGGGACTGGACAGCAGCGGCGGCCTCTCGCCGCTCGTCGGCTCGGCATCGATCAACCTTCAAAGTGCCTTGACCAAGCTCGCTTCGGCCGAGTCCGCCGGTGGGGCGGGAGTCAGCTTCGACAGTGATGCGCCAGGTTCGGCCCGCGTCTCGATCAACGAAGAAGGAGAAGTTCAATTCGCGATCAGCGATGCGTCGGGGCGCAGCGTGAGGTCGGGAACGCTGGACAGCTCCAATCAACTGATCAGTTGGTCCTGCAGCGTGCATGGCAACACCGCCAACCTCTCCGGTTACGGCACGGTACATGAGACCCGCAGCGTCAACGCCCTGGGCAACGTCCGTAAAACTTACACCGATGGTGCGGGCCGGACGATCCAATCCGTTGATGCACTCGGCAAGATCACGTCGTACACCTACGACGCCGCCGGCAACCAGCTGTCGGTCCGTGACCCCAACAACTTGGGCCAAGACTGCACCTATGACGCGCTAGGCCGCGACCTGACCTGTACTGATACCGCGGGCGATGCGACCAGCAGCAGCTACGATGCCGCCGGCAACAAGATCACCAGCACCGACGCTAAGGGCAAGATCACCAGCTACCTGTTTGATGCCCGGGGCCGCCAGATCCAGCAAACCGATCGGCTCTCTGGCATCACGGTGTTCGCCTACACACCAACCGGTCAACTGCAAAGCCTGACCGATGCTCAGAACCAAACGACCAGCTACACTTACGACGATGCGGGCAACAAACTGACCGAGCGATACCCCGATCACACGGGTGGATCTCCGGGAAGCATTACCTACGGCATCGTCTCGTTCGTCTACGACGAAGCCGGCCGAGTGCTTCGTCGACAAGATCAGCTGGGCGATACTGTCACTTTCAACTACGACCTACCCGGTCGACTTACCTCGCGCCAATACCGCACGCGGGTAAACAGTCCATCGGGCACGGTCGCCGATACAGACACCTTCACGCACGACAACGCGGGCCGAATGTTGACAGCCGTCAGTGGTCGTTACGCTAATACGGTAACCTATACCTATGACGATGCCGGACGTAAGTCGACCGAAGCGATCGCGATCGGGGGAGTGACCTACACGACCACGACGGAGTACGACGATTCCGGGCAAGTGTCCGAGTTGACCTACCCGGACGGGACCGTGGTCGATCGCGGCTATACCAACCGTGGCCAATTGGCCACGGTTGCAGTGGGCGCGACAACGGTAAATACGCGAACATACGACAACGGTGGCCGGATGCTGACCAGCAGCTACAATAACGGAGTTAGCGAGACCCGTTCCTACAACAACGACAACACCCTGGTGTCGATCAGCTACTCAGGTGCTCCGATTGGCAACCTAACCTACAATTGGGACGACAATAAGAACAAAACGGCGGAAACGATTGGTGGCATTTTGAGTGGTTATGGGTTTGCTGTACCTCCGTCGGGCTACGACGACGAAGACCGTCTAAAGATTTGGAACCGAACCGGCGGACTAAACCAATCCTGGAGTTTATCGCTTGTTGGCGATTGGGACAGCTTCACCGAGAACGGAGCTTCCCAGACTCGAACACATGGACCGGGCCACGAACTACTGACCGCCAGTTCGAGTAGTGTGTCACATGATGCCAAGGGTAACGTCACCAAGATTCCGCAAGTGCTTCACGCCGGCGATCAAACCGTAACATTGAACTGGGATTTCGATAATCGTATGCAGGGAGCGAACTACAGATACGAAGAATCTGGGCGAGACGGGGAGGAAATCGAAGTTGACTACGATATCGAGTATCAGTTCGATGCCTTGGGCCGTCGAGTGAGTCGCATACAGCGCGTTCAGCATTACGATAAGGACAACGGCACCTTCATCGTCGACCAGACGACTTCGGTAGTTTTCGTACAAAATGGGCAGCAGACAATCGCGGACTACGTCGGCGGATCTGTGGCCTCGAGCCCCAAGTATAGGTACATATGGGGAGCGTACATCGATGAACCGGTGATGCGAACCGGAACCGGCGGCACGAAATACTTTCATCGGAATCAACAGTACTCGATCAACGCACTGACGGATTCGAGCGGCTCGATCGTTGAGCGTTACGCCTATGACGCGTACGGTTCACTGACGATAATGAGCGCTACCGGAGCGGTACGCACATCTTCCGCGCAAAGTAACCGCTATACTTACACGGGGCGGGAGTGGGATGAAGAACTCGGCCTGTACCACTATCGGGCCCGGATGTACAACGCGAAAGCTGGACGGTTCTGCTCCAGAGATCCTATTGGGTACGTGGACGGCGAAAACCTATATTCCACATACCACTCGATACATTGGTTGGATCCATCAGGTACAGAGATTGTCACCGGACCAGTCTTCCCGCATGACGATAGTCCTTCCGCTGACGAGCCATACGATTTCCCGATTATCATTTTTCCGGATCGGCCAAGAACTCCACGCCCAATTCGAAGACCGAGACGGCCGCCACCTCCCGCAAAACCCGGAGGACATGGTCACTTTTGTGGACCGAAGCGCAGGGCAATCTGTCAGCGAAACGCGGATGGCACAAAGACACCATCACTAGTGAATCCTGAGCCGGTTGATGCACTCGATGCAGCGTGTGAGGCACACGATTGCTGCTTGGCAGACTACCCCGAAGTCATTGGTGAACTCTGTGGACTTACCGATTGCAACGGCGATCTATGTAGATCCGCAGCCGAAGTAAACTGCTTTACAGAGCATATGGATGACCCATTTTTGCAGGCATCATGCGAGAGCATGAAAATACGGGTTAGGTTTTTCATTTGCCCGTTCTAGTGTGGTAAGCTCTAGCCCTTGTTTCGCCATGGCAAAACGAATATCTGTCCGGGAGCTCTTATTTGTCGTTTCGATCTTTGCGGTCTTGATGGCATTTGTTTCCTCGGCGAGCAGGTTTGTTCAGTCTTTTAGACAACGCACGATTTCCGTTGAGTTGTTTAAATGGCGTTATGAGGCTGTTGTTCATGGAATAAACGCAACAATAATTGACGCTCCTGTTCTTTCGTGGGACGATACACAAATTCCTGCGTTCGACGATTCCTATGGAATGATAATTGACTGTCCGCTTGGAAGATTTAAATGTTCTCGCGGCAGGTGGTATCC is from Crateriforma conspicua and encodes:
- a CDS encoding IS4 family transposase, whose amino-acid sequence is MPNRPPKQRSPTTESLGSDRDAASEDSPDIRAAELQGLKFFKKIRPLLDSLHEIGTARDKSCNRDLHMDQYGVLVLMWMFNPILTSLRGLQQASTLKDVQKKFGVGRASLGSLSESVSIFDPEPLKKIAAELATEVPSADPSKFDVIGHQLTAVDGSVFKTAVRVASLAWLPDKAGGTTKGRSVDGYRMHTHFEILRGIPERIDATPAKPKGKDDEKAVLASVLQPDRCYVIDRGYAKFELFNQINAARSSYICRARDNSTPKILCERDLTAADRDAGVRIDREVVLGAHTSNRKTVASDHPVRYIEIEVPPHVRTGSKGSHCDGRLRLVTNLMDVPAELIAEAYRLRWLIELFFRMIKQLLGCRHLLSTKPAGVEIQMYLAIIACLLILIYTGGQPNKRTYEMICFYLLGWASLEELEAHIKKLKPKAL
- a CDS encoding tyrosine-type recombinase/integrase — translated: MVSEEGAEGEEITRCVYSTHSLRATTATLLLDAGADICKVQELLGHRHVTTT
- a CDS encoding IS5 family transposase — protein: MPRHRLTDREFNAIRHLLPKQRTGKKGRPWVDHRSVIDGIFWILETGSPWRDLPEVFGKWQTVYARFRRWNLEGLWDRVYNAILRRLDKLDKIDRTLWCVDGSVIRAHRCSAGMIPQSEENDELVALGRSRGGYSTKIHILCDGQGTLLGITATGGQRHESTELENLIDHCELSLHRYDSRPDAIAGDKGYSSHAIRDLLRELGIEPVIGSKSNESREEEFDREAYRRRNIVERLIGWLKESRRVATRYDKLACSYLAFVQLAALRRALKLIC
- the ltrA gene encoding group II intron reverse transcriptase/maturase; amino-acid sequence: MNADGKSDGFVVPPTRMNNAGAEPSAESAEGREPTKKNADQTDVSRAPKRKRGRSYGLAGVRETARAQPELKFTSLLHHVNENLLTEAFFDLKKTAAVGVDVVTWHDYEQGLEDRIADLHGRVHRGSYRAKPSKRIYITKADGRERPIGIASLEDKVVQKAVGWVLQCIYEQDFLGFSYGFRPGRSQHKALDALSVALTSKKVNWVLDADVKGFFDNMNHDWLMKFLEHRIADKRVLRLIGKWLRAGVSDDGEWSETKVGTPQGAVISPLLANIYLHYVLDLWIQSWRNRRGRGDMVIIRFADDFVVGFQHKYEAEAFLEELRERFAKFSLELHGQKTRLIEFGRFAMSNRKERGEGRPETFDFLGFTHRCDVTRSHGWFTIRRETIAKRMRATLAAIKAKLRQRRHWPVGVVGRWLARVMRGWLNYHAVPGNMVRLQQFRNEVAKLWLAVLRRRSQRSTWTWTRMQRLARKHLPTPRILHSYPQQNFHARFDVGAG
- a CDS encoding RHS repeat-associated core domain-containing protein; this encodes MTKLASAESAGGAGVSFDSDAPGSARVSINEEGEVQFAISDASGRSVRSGTLDSSNQLISWSCSVHGNTANLSGYGTVHETRSVNALGNVRKTYTDGAGRTIQSVDALGKITSYTYDAAGNQLSVRDPNNLGQDCTYDALGRDLTCTDTAGDATSSSYDAAGNKITSTDAKGKITSYLFDARGRQIQQTDRLSGITVFAYTPTGQLQSLTDAQNQTTSYTYDDAGNKLTERYPDHTGGSPGSITYGIVSFVYDEAGRVLRRQDQLGDTVTFNYDLPGRLTSRQYRTRVNSPSGTVADTDTFTHDNAGRMLTAVSGRYANTVTYTYDDAGRKSTEAIAIGGVTYTTTTEYDDSGQVSELTYPDGTVVDRGYTNRGQLATVAVGATTVNTRTYDNGGRMLTSSYNNGVSETRSYNNDNTLVSISYSGAPIGNLTYNWDDNKNKTAETIGGILSGYGFAVPPSGYDDEDRLKIWNRTGGLNQSWSLSLVGDWDSFTENGASQTRTHGPGHELLTASSSSVSHDAKGNVTKIPQVLHAGDQTVTLNWDFDNRMQGANYRYEESGRDGEEIEVDYDIEYQFDALGRRVSRIQRVQHYDKDNGTFIVDQTTSVVFVQNGQQTIADYVGGSVASSPKYRYIWGAYIDEPVMRTGTGGTKYFHRNQQYSINALTDSSGSIVERYAYDAYGSLTIMSATGAVRTSSAQSNRYTYTGREWDEELGLYHYRARMYNAKAGRFCSRDPIGYVDGENLYSTYHSIHWLDPSGTEIVTGPVFPHDDSPSADEPYDFPIIIFPDRPRTPRPIRRPRRPPPPAKPGGHGHFCGPKRRAICQRNADGTKTPSLVNPEPVDALDAACEAHDCCLADYPEVIGELCGLTDCNGDLCRSAAEVNCFTEHMDDPFLQASCESMKIRVRFFICPF
- a CDS encoding pilus assembly FimT family protein, translated to MAKRISVRELLFVVSIFAVLMAFVSSASRFVQSFRQRTISVELFKWRYEAVVHGINATIIDAPVLSWDDTQIPAFDDSYGMIIDCPLGRFKCSRGRWYPLIPSHELWNGDFEERLARSRLKDLLVSEADAGELPKDRWCCPEVAVEYDWEDTRYELHIPVNELFNLNLPDLHQSWEISDGTLKGGGGEWHLIHGKVL